The uncultured Fibrobacter sp. genome contains the following window.
GGAGCGACATGCCTCAAATTCCGCCCCTCAAGTTCCACGGCGAACTCGCCTACCTCTGGGAGCATATACGCTCCGCCACCTTCGCCGATATTGCCCTCGCTCAACATAAGGTGGACAAGTACGAGGAACGCACCCCCGGCTACATCACCTTTGGACTCTCTCTCGAATTCCGCTGGGAACTCGCCCTCGCGCATTACAGCATCGTATTCCGCGGCGACAACCTGCTAGATGCCGACGTACGCAATCATCTGTCCCGCCTCAAGTCCGTCATGCCCGAAAAAGGCCGCAATCTTAGCGCACTTGCAAAAATCGAATGGTAACATCCATCAAACACAAAAGGAGAACTATGAAAAAGAGTAAGAAACCCGTCATTCTCATTACCGGATACTTAGGCTCCGGCAAAACGACACTCTTGAACAACATTCTAAAACAGGAGAAACGAAAAGTCGCCCTCATCGTCAACGACATGGGCAGCATCAACGTCGATGCCGAAATCCTGAAAAAGAACGGTTCAAACGTTGCCGAATGCCCTATGTTCGAACTGCAAAACGGTTGCATCTGTTGCACCCTCCGCGATGAATTTATCGAACAGGTCGAAAAGATTTCCAAACTGGATTCTATCGAAGTCGTATTCGTCGAGGCCTCCGGCATCAGCGACCCCGGCGCCGTCAGCGCAAGCTTCTTAGCCTACGAAGAAGACAACCCCAAAACAAACGTCTACCTGACCTCCATCGTGACCGTCGTAGACGCAGACCGCATTTACCGCGAATTCCTCAGCGACCTGAAACATAAAAAAGAACAGCGGGATCACCTCGCCGACCAATACGATCTTTCGCAAGAAGAAATTTCCACACTGATCGTAGACCAAATCGAATTCTGCAATTTTATCGTCTTGAACAAGTGCGACTTGCTGAACGAAAATCAACTCAAGGAAGTCGAATCTATCGTACGCGATTTTCAACCCCGCGCACCGATTATC
Protein-coding sequences here:
- a CDS encoding GTP-binding protein, with the protein product MKKSKKPVILITGYLGSGKTTLLNNILKQEKRKVALIVNDMGSINVDAEILKKNGSNVAECPMFELQNGCICCTLRDEFIEQVEKISKLDSIEVVFVEASGISDPGAVSASFLAYEEDNPKTNVYLTSIVTVVDADRIYREFLSDLKHKKEQRDHLADQYDLSQEEISTLIVDQIEFCNFIVLNKCDLLNENQLKEVESIVRDFQPRAPIIHSVNGDIDIDKIMTTESFNYGQIESSSAIQKATASLLQSGRRRDSCVDEYGISSFVFETRQPFNRTRFMDFVNNRYPAELIRSKGYIWFSDASKDVQLFEQAGRNSSVMPVSYWIDALREDQKQAYLAENPEVRENWDSRYGDRENQVVFIGKGYNKDSIRMELEKCLD